Proteins from one Dermacentor variabilis isolate Ectoservices chromosome 1, ASM5094787v1, whole genome shotgun sequence genomic window:
- the LOC142581484 gene encoding uncharacterized protein LOC142581484 has product MSVGKEGYQQPRPYSRKNQHRKFLRHFPIIFVFLILVTAGGCIYRSPQWIPTQQLNAGRVNAAPVHRVRTGQASTGKSRADSAKYPPNAALPRRPEEPRASPDAPPEPAPATTVSTSARVDLEWLARKIPFPLDPPSVVDPSADGRLVRHLCNTGKAEHLIFVHTDPTHARERKLFRSTVGHPRIASLFKWSMLFLVGTRPDVNITDEATQYGDIVQLPFMDHYRNLSLKFLYGMRWVMLNCPSVRSLVKIDDDVFIHPELLDAYLRTRITANDRRLHCSTFRGNAVIRNPHSRHYLSRTDYPKKYFPMHCHGWFVVIPSAIMWDLYVAAFRVPFHAIDDAYVTGDLAKTASLGHADISPVLSADEDRLLELLRGEYMCALFTGRTKLNIRVTLWKTLTFIKKRQDLDLAMQSTLKAFKQPVSQ; this is encoded by the coding sequence AGTGTCGGCAAGGAAGGCTACCAGCAGCCGAGGCCTTACAGCCGCAAGAATCAACATCGCAAGTTCCTGCGCCATTTCCCGATCATCTTCGTGTTTCTCATCCTGGTGACGGCTGGCGGCTGCATCTATCGCAGCCCCCAGTGGATACCCACGCAGCAATTGAACGCGGGGCGCGTCAACGCTGCGCCAGTCCACAGAGTCCGCACCGGCCAAGCATCAACCGGCAAGAGCCGAGCCGACAGCGCGAAATATCCACCGAACGCCGCGCTGCCCCGGCGTCCCGAAGAGCCGCGCGCGAGTCCCGATGCACCGCCGGAGCCCGCGCCCGCAACGACTGTGTCGACGTCCGCGCGCGTGGACCTCGAGTGGTTGGCGCGCAAGATACCGTTCCCGCTGGACCCGCCCAGCGTAGTCGACCCGAGCGCCGACGGACGCCTGGTGCGCCACCTGTGTAACACCGGCAAAGCCGAGCACCTCATTTTTGTGCACACGGATCCAACGCACGCACGCGAACGCAAGCTGTTCCGCTCCACCGTGGGTCACCCGCGCATTGCGTCGCTCTTCAAATGGTCCATGCTCTTCCTAGTCGGCACGCGGCCGGACGTGAATATAACCGACGAAGCTACGCAGTATGGCGACATTGTGCAGCTGCCGTTCATGGACCATTACCGAAACCTCTCGCTCAAGTTCCTCTACGGCATGCGCTGGGTCATGCTCAACTGCCCCTCGGTGCGTAGTCTGGTGAAGATTGACGACGACGTCTTCATACACCCGGAGCTGCTGGACGCATACCTGCGCACTCGCATCACTGCTAACGACCGGCGGCTGCACTGCTCCACTTTCCGTGGCAACGCCGTCATTCGAAACCCACATAGCCGTCACTACCTGAGCCGTACCGACTATCCCAAAAAATATTTCCCCATGCACTGCCACGGCTGGTTCGTGGTCATCCCGTCGGCCATCATGTGGGACTTGTACGTTGCCGCGTTCCGCGTCCCTTTCCACGCCATCGACGATGCCTACGTGACGGGCGATCTGGCCAAGACGGCGTCGTTGGGCCATGCCGACATCTCGCCCGTGCTGTCGGCCGATGAGGACAGGCTTCTCGAGCTACTGCGTGGCGAGTACATGTGCGCCTTGTTCACAGGCAGGACCAAGTTGAACATACGTGTCACACTCTGGAAGACGCTCACCTTCATCAAGAAGAGGCAGGATCTGGATCTGGCCATGCAGAGCACGCTCAAGGCCTTTAAACAGCCGGTGTCTCAGTGA